Proteins from a genomic interval of Leeia speluncae:
- a CDS encoding DUF6911 family protein, with the protein MLFDEMNEEEAHLLKLTSDNESGKPSSFVRWRMPFWEDIELAINEAYQYGGFAWLEVLSPEDAYIKKISIDFEVGKCRILAITRDEDPKNELLEWWNPQAGEFTGITLIRDDETDTRMVCTDLAVIKQYPRALFEQGKLTEELFSHFRTQWNPMPR; encoded by the coding sequence ATGCTATTTGATGAAATGAACGAAGAAGAAGCTCATCTTTTAAAACTTACTTCAGATAACGAATCGGGGAAACCGTCTAGTTTCGTGAGATGGAGAATGCCATTTTGGGAAGACATTGAGCTCGCCATAAATGAAGCCTACCAATACGGCGGCTTTGCTTGGCTAGAGGTGTTGAGCCCAGAAGACGCCTACATTAAAAAGATCAGTATAGACTTTGAAGTGGGTAAATGCAGGATACTTGCCATTACTAGAGATGAAGACCCAAAGAATGAACTTTTAGAGTGGTGGAATCCACAAGCAGGGGAATTCACGGGAATAACCCTCATCCGTGATGATGAGACCGATACACGAATGGTATGTACTGATCTGGCGGTGATCAAGCAGTATCCTCGTGCGTTATTCGAACAGGGCAAACTCACCGAGGAACTGTTCTCGCATTTTCGAACACAGTGGAATCCAATGCCAAGGTAG